A window from Bdellovibrionales bacterium encodes these proteins:
- a CDS encoding BON domain-containing protein — translation MRHQDRDHERNMRRGTYGDARSTRQDRDPHEARDRRFSRDERGFGQSDRNDHSYGQSYRGSWDRPYFGGSNETYSRREFGGQGYSSPDYAGNRSYASGREDFGSNSRTGGGWNESSQQQQRGFYGKGPKGYKRSDERIKEEVHEALTWNRDIDASDIEVEVKEGEVSLTGNVADRRMKRLAEELIEDISGVKDVSNQLKVKKEASSESGSSSSSEENSREGKSASGKKSQSATGEKH, via the coding sequence ATGAGACACCAAGATAGAGACCACGAACGCAATATGCGCAGAGGAACTTATGGCGACGCACGCAGCACCAGACAAGATAGAGACCCTCATGAAGCCCGCGACCGCCGTTTTTCACGAGACGAAAGAGGCTTCGGTCAATCCGATCGCAACGATCACAGTTACGGTCAATCTTACCGGGGATCCTGGGACAGACCCTACTTTGGAGGTTCCAACGAAACTTACAGCCGTCGAGAATTCGGCGGGCAGGGTTACAGTAGCCCGGATTACGCTGGCAATCGATCTTATGCCAGCGGCCGAGAAGACTTTGGCAGCAACAGCAGAACTGGTGGCGGCTGGAATGAGTCTTCTCAACAGCAGCAGCGTGGTTTCTATGGCAAAGGCCCTAAAGGCTACAAGCGCTCTGACGAGCGCATTAAAGAAGAAGTCCACGAAGCGCTTACATGGAACCGCGACATCGATGCTTCCGATATCGAAGTCGAAGTTAAAGAGGGCGAAGTCAGTTTGACCGGCAACGTTGCCGACCGACGTATGAAACGCCTCGCCGAAGAGCTGATAGAAGACATCAGCGGCGTGAAAGACGTCAGCAATCAATTGAAAGTTAAAAAAGAGGCATCGTCTGAAAGCGGTTCTTCTTCTAGCTCTGAAGAAAATAGCCGAGAAGGCAAGAGTGCTTCCGGCAAGAAATCACAAAGTGCTACTGGTGAAAAACACTAG
- a CDS encoding DUF4142 domain-containing protein — translation MKNLVLTLAVAGLMGGASMAFAQAEETMTDAKIVKLMKTANDGEIDLAKMAKSKAENKDVKDFAKQMIDEHKKNEKESKDVAKKAKVKPEDSTASRDLKSLAEGKEKELKNFKGKEFDKAYIDQQISMHQQLLDDLNTKLIPAAQSPELKTYLEATKAHVEKHLSRAQEIQTSLNK, via the coding sequence ATGAAGAATTTAGTACTGACTTTAGCAGTTGCAGGTTTGATGGGCGGAGCTTCCATGGCCTTCGCGCAAGCGGAAGAAACAATGACGGATGCGAAAATCGTGAAGCTGATGAAGACGGCCAATGACGGCGAAATTGACCTCGCTAAAATGGCAAAATCCAAAGCTGAAAACAAAGATGTTAAAGACTTTGCAAAACAGATGATCGATGAGCACAAGAAAAATGAGAAAGAGTCTAAAGACGTCGCTAAAAAGGCCAAGGTAAAACCTGAGGACAGCACGGCTTCAAGAGATTTGAAAAGCTTGGCTGAAGGAAAAGAGAAAGAACTTAAAAACTTTAAAGGCAAAGAGTTCGATAAAGCTTATATCGATCAGCAAATCAGCATGCATCAGCAATTGCTTGACGATTTGAATACTAAACTGATTCCCGCAGCGCAAAGTCCTGAATTAAAAACATACCTCGAGGCAACAAAGGCACACGTTGAAAAACATTTGTCGCGCGCTCAGGAAATTCAAACGAGTTTGAATAAGTAG